GGCGAACTCAGCCTCGTCGCGCCCAATCCACCCGACGGCCCCGGCGTACCAACCCCGGTCGAACGGCTCCAGCGCCCGGATCAGGCGGAGCGCGTCATCGGTCGGGGTGCCGCCGACGGCCGGCGTCGGGTGGAGCGCACGCAGGAGGTCGAGCGAGCGCGTGCCGGGCCGGAGCCTGGCGCGCAGGCCGGAGTAGAGGTGACGCCCGCGCGCGAGCCGCATCTCGGAGGCCTCCGGGTCGAGGTCGAGCGAGGTGCAGAACGGGCCGAGCACGGCGCGGAGGTAGTCGCGCACCGTCCCATGCTCGCGCTGGTCCTTGTCGCTTCGGAGCAGTTCGTCGCGCAGCGACCGGTCGGCCGCTGCCGACGGGCTGCGCGGACGCGTCCCGGCCACGGCCTCGCTCCAGAGCCGGTCCCCGCTGCGCCGGAACAGCCGCTCCGGCGAGGCCCCGACGAACGCCGGCCCGCGCCGGGTCTGCACGAGCAGGTGCGTACACGCCGGGGCCGCAGCGAAGAGCCGGTGCGCGAGCACGAGCGGGTCGAGCGGGGCTTCGAAGTCCAGCGTCACCCGCCGGGCGAGGACCGCCTTCTCCAGCGCCTCGTCGTCGATGGCCTTCAACACCGACGCTATGCCCTGCTGCCACCCGGTTTCGCCGGGCGCGTCGGTGCGGGTCGTTGGAGCGGGGAGCGTGTCGCGCCGGGTGCCGTCCGGCGCTTCGAGCGCCCCCATCTCCTCCATCACCCGGCCCGAGCGCTGCGCGTCGCGCGGCAGCACGAGGTGCGCCGCCAGCGTCGCCCGGTCTGCCGCGACCGTCAGTTGAACGCGGGGCAGGACGAACCGCGCCGCGTCGAACGCTTTCCACTCCGGATCCGCCGCCCGCGCTGGGTCGAAGCGCAGACCCCCAACGTAGCGCACCGACGGAGGCAGCCCGCCGAGCTTGGGCTGGAGCGCCTCCAGCGCCGACTCCATCGACCCGCCGATCCGGTCGGCCGCGCCCACACCCGCGACGGTCACCCCGTCCTCGCGGCTTCGCCAGTAGCTCTTCGGCGCGTGGGGCTGCGCTGCAAGCCAGCCCAGCGCGTCGCAAGGCTCCACGGCGACTTCGACCTGCTCTACCCGGTCCTCGTCGTCCGGTTGGCTCTGGGCTAGACGGGCTGCGACGGCCTCCGCGAGCCGGGTCCGCGCGTCGGCGGCTGCGGGGTGTGGGACGGAGGCGAGACGAGCCATGCGCGGCGCGGGGGTAAGGACGCGTTAGAGGGCTGCTCTAAACGGAGCGGCCGGGTGCTGGTTTCAGAAATTTATGAAAGTTGTAGTAACAGGTTAGTTCAAACTACGGCGTGGGCTCCGAGCCTGTGGCGGCGGCCCGTGCTGCCCGGCCGGGGGATCGTATATTTCGCGCCCCTGCCCAGGTGGCGGAATTGGTAGACGCGACGGACTCAAACTCCGTTGGCCGCAAGGTTGTGTGGGTTCGAGTCCCACCCTGGGTACTGCATCCCCGCCATGAATCGGCTTCCAGAGTACCTAAGAGGCGGTTTCGAGAGCACAATTGAGGACGGGTGCACTCAGGCGTACAAGCGGGGCGTCCTTGTCCGGGCACGGTAAACCCTCTGCCGCACTGTTCCCAGAAGCGCCGCCACCACACGGCTCAACGCGCCGCCTTGCTAGCTCAGGCTCCCGAGCGAGTGGTCGTCGCCGGTCGAGAGGCTGAGGAGCGCGAGCGTCGTCGCGCCGACCGTCATCACCGTGGAGCAGAGGAGCCGGGCCGTGGGCAGGTCAGCTCCGAGCAGGCGCTGCGCCTCGCCGGCCCCGGCCAGCCTGACGGTGAGCACCATCCCCCCGACCACGAGTGCCACCACGATGCCGCCTGCGGTCGCGTCTCGAAGCTGAC
This genomic window from Bacteroidota bacterium contains:
- a CDS encoding isochorismate synthase gives rise to the protein MARLASVPHPAAADARTRLAEAVAARLAQSQPDDEDRVEQVEVAVEPCDALGWLAAQPHAPKSYWRSREDGVTVAGVGAADRIGGSMESALEALQPKLGGLPPSVRYVGGLRFDPARAADPEWKAFDAARFVLPRVQLTVAADRATLAAHLVLPRDAQRSGRVMEEMGALEAPDGTRRDTLPAPTTRTDAPGETGWQQGIASVLKAIDDEALEKAVLARRVTLDFEAPLDPLVLAHRLFAAAPACTHLLVQTRRGPAFVGASPERLFRRSGDRLWSEAVAGTRPRSPSAAADRSLRDELLRSDKDQREHGTVRDYLRAVLGPFCTSLDLDPEASEMRLARGRHLYSGLRARLRPGTRSLDLLRALHPTPAVGGTPTDDALRLIRALEPFDRGWYAGAVGWIGRDEAEFAVGIRSGLVEPGEGGARLSLYAGAGIVQGSDPEAEWAEVEGKLSPFLHLFAPSR